The following are from one region of the Polyangiaceae bacterium genome:
- the ugpC gene encoding sn-glycerol-3-phosphate ABC transporter ATP-binding protein UgpC: MVRVAIEGLKKGFGQTQVLKGVDIDLPDGGFAVLVGPSGCGKSTLLRLIAGLELSDEGSIRFGERDVTRLPPRERDVAMVFQSYALYPHLTVRKNLSFGLELKGTPASEIESRVKEVSAMLGLEQLLDRMPKALSGGQRQRVAMGRAIVRRPALFLFDEPLSNLDAALRAQVRVDIRKQHDALGATSVYVTHDQVEAMTLADRLFVLNQGLVEQSGAPLEIYARPATRFVAAFLGSPAMNFIDVLAKQGADGWTVEAPGLSLRAPMQGLSGIADSQPLTLGVRPHALEQRADGGVKLRVEVIEALGSETFAHGKVGEATVVARLDSGAKVSAGQELTLGAAPEELHLFDPESGAALR; encoded by the coding sequence GTGGTACGTGTTGCGATCGAAGGGCTGAAGAAGGGCTTCGGTCAGACTCAGGTGCTCAAGGGGGTCGACATCGACTTGCCTGACGGCGGCTTCGCCGTGTTGGTGGGACCCAGTGGCTGCGGCAAGTCGACCCTGCTGCGGCTGATCGCGGGGCTGGAGCTATCCGACGAAGGGAGCATCCGCTTCGGAGAGCGAGACGTCACGCGGCTCCCGCCGCGCGAGCGCGACGTGGCCATGGTGTTTCAGTCCTACGCGCTGTATCCGCATTTAACCGTGCGGAAAAATTTGTCATTCGGCCTCGAACTCAAAGGGACACCCGCCAGTGAGATCGAATCACGCGTCAAGGAGGTCAGCGCGATGCTCGGCCTCGAGCAGCTCTTGGATCGCATGCCCAAGGCGCTCTCTGGCGGGCAGCGCCAGCGTGTCGCCATGGGACGCGCCATCGTGCGCCGCCCCGCGCTGTTTCTCTTCGACGAACCTCTCAGCAACCTAGATGCCGCCTTGCGCGCCCAGGTGCGCGTCGATATCCGCAAGCAGCACGACGCACTCGGGGCAACCAGCGTCTACGTGACCCACGACCAAGTCGAAGCGATGACCCTCGCGGATCGGCTCTTCGTGTTGAATCAAGGCTTGGTCGAGCAGAGCGGCGCACCACTCGAGATCTACGCGCGGCCAGCGACGCGTTTTGTGGCGGCGTTCCTTGGTAGCCCCGCCATGAACTTCATCGACGTGCTGGCGAAGCAGGGGGCAGACGGCTGGACCGTCGAGGCGCCTGGGCTGAGTTTGCGCGCGCCCATGCAGGGGCTGTCTGGGATCGCTGATTCTCAGCCGCTCACTCTGGGAGTGCGGCCCCATGCCCTCGAACAGCGCGCGGATGGCGGGGTCAAGCTTCGGGTCGAGGTAATCGAAGCGCTGGGCAGCGAGACGTTTGCACACGGAAAAGTCGGCGAGGCGACCGTCGTCGCGCGGCTGGATTCCGGCGCAAAGGTGAGCGCCGGTCAGGAGCTGACGCTCGGCGCCGCCCCCGAAGAACTACACCTCTTCGACCCTGAAAGCGGCGCTGCGCTGCGCTGA
- a CDS encoding extracellular solute-binding protein, with protein sequence MLRWLLPLVFLLTWGRDSFASDGEPVRLWHAYRGGEQAALDQAVAAFQKSSGVEVEVLQLPHDAYASKLGAAAPGGAGPDVFIDAHERFGDYIRRGVVTPLPESIDSSAFPRGAVEALTLDGKLYGLPLALKALVLYLNTDLLKQAPESVEALIDTPLPSGVFPLVYEANDAYYHAAFLHAFGARQLNPDGSFGFSGPEAVRSIEFVRDLMQRGKIPEEAGGSVVKQLFISGKAAAYISGPWSAGELDGKVNYRAVPLPQLAATGKPLEPYLTVEAAALTPRGAQNTRALQLARYLAGPESAEIRVKVGRQLVALRKLPPSAAGDPFIQAFANQAEHAVPMPSGDRMRTSWEPANRALKKALSGAVSPEAALEEATRRFDDMVRPPPPPASPTPLLLVVGGLCLLGAFRLWRQAERGELWSPIKRSLPAYLWVAHAVIAVGVLVFVPIFVGAAASLYAGPQGSMHYVGLANFWEILTARGAPLLSSGSFYLVLLVTILWTLLNVGLHLLIGFSLGLLLSRPTLRLKPLYRVILILPWAVPSYVTALAWRGMFDRQFGAVSAILESLGVEPFSWWAQFSTAFAANVSTNVWLGFPFMMVVTLGALTAVPKDVLEAAEVDGATRWQRLRLVTIPMVKPVLGPAVLLGSIWTFNMFNVVFLVSGGEPDGTTEILVSEAYRWAFTRQAQYGYAAAYSVLIFLLLFFGSRLMNRSRTLEAV encoded by the coding sequence ATGCTTCGCTGGCTCCTTCCACTCGTATTTTTGCTCACTTGGGGACGTGACTCATTTGCGAGTGACGGTGAGCCCGTGCGCCTCTGGCACGCCTATCGAGGTGGCGAACAGGCGGCCCTCGATCAGGCGGTTGCTGCGTTCCAGAAATCGAGCGGCGTCGAGGTGGAAGTGCTCCAGCTGCCCCACGACGCTTACGCGTCCAAGCTCGGAGCTGCCGCGCCCGGGGGAGCGGGGCCGGATGTCTTCATCGACGCCCACGAACGCTTTGGCGACTACATCCGGCGTGGCGTCGTCACCCCGCTGCCTGAGAGCATCGACTCTTCGGCATTTCCGCGGGGAGCCGTCGAAGCGTTGACCCTCGATGGCAAGCTCTACGGCTTACCGCTGGCGCTGAAGGCGCTGGTTCTCTACCTCAACACGGACTTGCTGAAGCAAGCGCCGGAGAGCGTCGAGGCGCTGATCGACACGCCGCTTCCGAGTGGCGTGTTCCCCCTTGTTTACGAGGCGAACGACGCGTACTACCACGCTGCGTTCTTGCATGCGTTCGGCGCGCGGCAACTGAACCCCGACGGTAGCTTCGGTTTCAGCGGTCCCGAGGCGGTGCGCAGCATCGAGTTCGTGCGCGACCTGATGCAGCGGGGAAAGATCCCGGAGGAAGCTGGAGGGTCCGTCGTCAAGCAGCTGTTCATCAGCGGAAAGGCGGCAGCCTACATCAGCGGACCGTGGAGTGCGGGTGAGCTAGACGGCAAGGTAAATTACCGCGCGGTACCGCTGCCACAGCTGGCGGCCACTGGCAAGCCGCTGGAGCCGTACCTCACGGTGGAGGCAGCGGCCCTCACTCCGCGCGGCGCGCAGAACACACGCGCGCTGCAGCTAGCCCGCTACTTGGCCGGGCCTGAGAGCGCTGAGATCCGAGTGAAGGTTGGGCGGCAGCTCGTGGCGCTGCGCAAGTTGCCTCCCTCCGCTGCGGGGGATCCGTTCATTCAGGCGTTTGCCAACCAGGCGGAGCATGCGGTTCCGATGCCTTCCGGTGACCGCATGCGCACCAGCTGGGAGCCCGCGAATCGTGCACTGAAGAAGGCGTTGAGCGGAGCTGTCAGCCCTGAAGCCGCGCTCGAGGAAGCGACCCGCCGCTTTGACGACATGGTACGGCCGCCGCCACCGCCCGCGTCGCCGACGCCGCTCTTGTTGGTGGTGGGCGGCCTGTGTTTGCTGGGCGCTTTCCGGCTTTGGCGTCAAGCGGAGCGCGGCGAGTTGTGGTCACCCATCAAGCGCTCTCTGCCTGCTTACCTGTGGGTGGCTCACGCGGTGATCGCCGTGGGGGTGTTGGTGTTCGTGCCGATCTTCGTTGGCGCGGCGGCGAGCCTCTACGCTGGGCCCCAGGGCAGCATGCACTACGTCGGGTTGGCGAACTTTTGGGAGATCCTCACGGCGCGTGGCGCGCCCCTTCTGAGCAGCGGCTCGTTCTACCTCGTCTTGCTCGTCACGATCCTCTGGACGCTGCTCAACGTCGGGCTGCATCTGTTGATTGGATTTTCCCTGGGGTTATTACTCTCGCGACCCACGCTGAGGCTCAAGCCGCTGTATCGGGTGATCTTGATTCTGCCCTGGGCGGTGCCCTCGTATGTGACTGCTCTGGCCTGGAGAGGCATGTTCGATAGGCAGTTTGGGGCGGTCAGCGCCATCTTGGAGTCCCTTGGGGTGGAGCCCTTCAGCTGGTGGGCGCAGTTCTCCACGGCCTTTGCAGCCAACGTATCGACCAACGTGTGGTTGGGCTTCCCCTTCATGATGGTGGTGACCCTCGGCGCGCTCACGGCGGTGCCGAAGGATGTACTGGAGGCCGCTGAGGTAGACGGCGCCACGCGCTGGCAGCGCCTGCGGCTCGTTACCATTCCGATGGTCAAGCCAGTGCTGGGCCCGGCGGTGCTGCTCGGTTCGATTTGGACCTTCAATATGTTCAACGTGGTGTTCCTGGTCAGCGGCGGCGAGCCTGACGGCACCACCGAGATCTTGGTCAGCGAAGCGTATCGCTGGGCGTTCACCCGTCAGGCGCAGTATGGATACGCCGCCGCGTACTCGGTGCTGATCTTCCTGTTGCTGTTCTTTGGCTCGAGGTTGATGAACCGCAGCCGGACTCTGGAGGCGGTATGA
- the aroC gene encoding chorismate synthase, translating to MAGNSFGQAFRITTAGESHGPGNVVIIDGCPPGLPLSVDDLLPDLARRRPGQSKLVTQRQEADEPEILSGVFEGRTTGTSIAILIRNQDQRSKDYSDIKAKYRPGHADHGYDAKYGFRDYRGGGRSSARETTVRVAAGAVAKKLIWEAFGGRVLSYVTQVGDIKAVIEHPEALELAQVETFADGSPNPVRCPDENAAQKMIELIDQVRMAQDSIGGVAEVVATGVPAGLGEPVFDKLKADLGHALFSLPAVLGVEYGNGFGCATLRGSENNDVFTSERRPDGSSRIVTRTNRHGGMLGGISSGMPIVLRAAIKPTSSLSQPQDTVTQNGEVTQIATRGRHDPCLLPRFIPMAEAMVAIVLADHWLRWRGQRSMAHGEE from the coding sequence ATGGCGGGGAATAGCTTCGGACAGGCGTTTCGCATCACCACGGCAGGGGAATCTCACGGCCCCGGCAATGTGGTGATCATCGACGGTTGTCCGCCGGGGCTGCCGCTCTCGGTGGATGATCTGCTTCCTGATCTCGCTCGCCGACGCCCAGGGCAGAGCAAGCTGGTGACGCAACGTCAGGAGGCGGACGAACCTGAGATCCTCTCCGGCGTGTTTGAAGGTCGCACCACGGGCACCAGCATCGCGATCCTGATCCGCAATCAAGACCAGCGCTCGAAGGACTACTCGGACATCAAAGCCAAGTACCGCCCTGGGCACGCGGATCATGGCTACGACGCGAAATACGGGTTTCGTGACTACCGTGGCGGGGGACGCTCGAGCGCCCGAGAGACCACGGTTCGAGTCGCTGCTGGTGCCGTAGCGAAGAAGCTGATCTGGGAGGCGTTTGGTGGTCGCGTGCTGAGCTACGTGACCCAGGTGGGTGACATCAAAGCGGTGATTGAGCACCCTGAAGCGCTCGAGCTCGCTCAGGTCGAAACGTTTGCTGACGGCTCACCGAACCCGGTGCGCTGCCCAGATGAAAATGCCGCGCAGAAAATGATCGAGTTGATCGATCAGGTCCGCATGGCCCAGGACTCCATCGGGGGCGTCGCGGAGGTCGTGGCAACGGGAGTCCCCGCCGGACTCGGCGAGCCGGTCTTTGACAAGCTGAAGGCCGACTTGGGACACGCCCTCTTCAGCTTGCCGGCGGTGTTGGGCGTCGAATACGGAAACGGATTTGGCTGCGCGACGCTGCGCGGCAGCGAGAACAACGACGTGTTCACTAGCGAACGACGCCCCGACGGCAGCTCTCGTATCGTGACTCGGACGAATCGCCACGGCGGGATGCTCGGGGGGATCTCCAGCGGAATGCCGATCGTGCTGCGCGCGGCGATCAAGCCGACAAGCAGCCTCTCTCAGCCTCAGGACACGGTGACCCAGAACGGTGAAGTGACGCAGATCGCCACTCGGGGTCGTCACGACCCGTGTCTCTTGCCTCGCTTCATTCCAATGGCAGAGGCGATGGTGGCCATCGTCTTGGCTGACCACTGGCTGCGCTGGAGAGGGCAGCGCTCGATGGCGCACGGGGAGGAGTAG
- a CDS encoding ABC transporter permease subunit produces MSAVVDSREKPSALESVLSHLAILIGVAFALYPLLWVVSLAFRAGTAPVRQVVPLPIPFTLEHLTHVVSAPHFGQQVANSLVVSLATALVGVGIALPAAYAMSRFQFAGKQAGTRLLLATQMFPMVASAVPLYLLLQHLGLLNTKTGLVLSYATTSVPFAIFQLKGAFDAIPKDLEEAAMVDGATRFGAFWRVVLPAARPAIAVTALFAFMSAYNEFVLAVTILDKEAAFTLPVVLKRYVGEHDADWASFAAGSLVVSLPVMALFYVAQRHLVSGLTAGGVKG; encoded by the coding sequence ATGAGCGCAGTCGTGGACTCGCGGGAGAAGCCCAGCGCGCTCGAGTCCGTGCTCTCTCATCTCGCGATCCTGATCGGCGTCGCGTTTGCGCTCTACCCACTGCTGTGGGTCGTCTCGCTTGCTTTCCGCGCGGGAACGGCTCCGGTGCGCCAGGTAGTGCCGTTGCCCATACCCTTTACGTTGGAGCATCTGACCCACGTGGTCAGCGCGCCGCACTTCGGTCAGCAGGTGGCCAACAGCTTGGTGGTGTCGCTGGCCACGGCGCTAGTTGGCGTGGGTATCGCGCTCCCCGCCGCCTACGCCATGAGTCGCTTTCAGTTCGCTGGCAAGCAAGCCGGTACGCGGCTGTTGTTGGCGACGCAGATGTTCCCCATGGTCGCGAGCGCGGTGCCGCTCTACCTGCTGCTTCAGCACCTCGGCCTGCTCAACACCAAGACGGGCCTGGTGCTGTCCTACGCGACCACATCGGTGCCCTTCGCGATCTTTCAGCTCAAGGGAGCCTTCGACGCCATCCCCAAGGATTTGGAGGAGGCGGCGATGGTCGACGGCGCGACGCGCTTTGGTGCGTTCTGGCGCGTCGTGCTGCCCGCGGCGCGGCCCGCGATCGCGGTCACAGCGCTGTTTGCGTTCATGAGCGCGTACAACGAGTTCGTGCTCGCGGTCACCATCCTCGACAAGGAGGCAGCCTTCACGCTGCCTGTGGTGCTCAAGCGCTACGTCGGGGAGCATGACGCTGACTGGGCATCGTTTGCCGCGGGCTCCCTGGTGGTGAGCTTGCCCGTGATGGCGCTGTTCTATGTCGCCCAACGCCACTTGGTGAGCGGCCTGACTGCAGGCGGCGTCAAGGGTTAG
- a CDS encoding rhomboid family intramembrane serine protease: MFFPLSHQEQQARRWPWVTTAIIALNLALHLMLWSSNAADEERLIDAYQDALTFAHRHPNAKRCEELKGLGDAAPAPDPLKSLDVGIPGVTNSTSALREELARTEQEAMDALCVRLRDARSESVVYRFGYVPAQNNWLGLVTYQFLHGGVLHVVFNMWFLWLSGTIIEDAWGRLMYPAFYLAAGVFAALVHKALSPLSPIPLIGASGAVAGAMGAFAFRNAKTNINVLAWIWLRPFVFSAPAWVLLPLWAAGELFWALLSDPTAGGTAYWAHVGGFVFGLAFAVGMRFSGLEKRIDDAIENQDASLVDPRLASAMRLIDEGQAPRAIPRLEALAREEPFSIEVQLALLDAAERATDRGLARRTRVRLIELYQRMGQHDAAGDLFEELERAGEAGAASARARLRLGEHLGNSGRVARAEGIYQDLYADGFATQEAAEALVTHAELMLRAKQPENARSLFEAARHHATLQPDSFSKVSTRIQVGLNKLSQLPASTNDGFGGLEIALDTAPEVFEVQGNSHLPSAPPSPTAGSSVVGGQPVTLEIDNVPASLRDLPPPSRKR, from the coding sequence GTGTTCTTCCCGCTCTCCCATCAAGAGCAACAAGCACGGCGCTGGCCGTGGGTCACGACGGCCATCATCGCGCTGAACCTAGCGCTGCACTTGATGCTGTGGTCGAGCAACGCGGCGGACGAGGAGCGACTGATCGACGCCTACCAAGACGCGTTGACGTTCGCCCATCGGCATCCGAACGCGAAACGCTGCGAAGAGCTGAAGGGTCTTGGCGATGCAGCACCAGCGCCGGATCCCCTGAAGAGCCTGGACGTCGGTATCCCTGGGGTAACAAACAGCACCTCAGCGTTGCGCGAAGAGCTCGCGCGCACCGAGCAAGAGGCAATGGATGCACTGTGCGTGCGGCTACGCGACGCGCGTTCAGAGAGCGTCGTCTACCGCTTCGGCTATGTCCCGGCGCAGAACAACTGGCTTGGCCTCGTCACCTACCAGTTCCTTCACGGTGGCGTGCTCCACGTGGTCTTCAACATGTGGTTCTTGTGGCTGTCCGGAACCATCATCGAAGACGCGTGGGGACGGCTGATGTACCCGGCGTTCTACCTCGCAGCTGGCGTGTTCGCGGCGCTCGTGCACAAGGCTCTCTCCCCCCTGAGCCCAATCCCGCTGATTGGCGCGTCCGGTGCCGTGGCAGGCGCAATGGGCGCCTTTGCGTTTCGCAACGCCAAGACCAATATCAACGTGCTCGCTTGGATCTGGCTCCGACCCTTTGTGTTTTCAGCGCCAGCCTGGGTACTCCTGCCGCTGTGGGCTGCAGGTGAGTTGTTCTGGGCGCTGCTCAGCGACCCAACCGCCGGAGGGACGGCGTACTGGGCACACGTCGGCGGCTTTGTGTTCGGTCTAGCGTTTGCCGTGGGGATGCGCTTCTCCGGTCTCGAAAAGCGCATCGACGACGCCATCGAGAATCAAGACGCATCGCTGGTGGATCCACGGCTCGCCTCGGCGATGCGCTTGATTGACGAGGGGCAGGCGCCTCGCGCCATCCCACGGCTCGAGGCCCTAGCTCGGGAAGAGCCCTTCAGCATCGAGGTGCAGCTCGCGCTGCTGGATGCCGCCGAGCGCGCAACCGATCGAGGCCTCGCACGGCGCACTCGGGTGCGGCTGATCGAGCTCTACCAGCGTATGGGTCAGCATGACGCCGCAGGTGACCTGTTCGAGGAACTGGAGCGCGCGGGGGAAGCCGGCGCAGCTTCAGCACGTGCCAGACTGCGCCTCGGGGAGCACCTCGGCAACAGCGGCCGGGTCGCGCGAGCGGAAGGCATCTACCAAGACCTGTACGCCGACGGTTTCGCAACCCAGGAGGCAGCGGAGGCGCTGGTAACCCACGCCGAGCTGATGTTGCGAGCCAAGCAGCCTGAGAACGCCAGGAGCCTGTTTGAGGCGGCACGCCACCACGCAACGCTTCAGCCGGACAGCTTCAGCAAAGTTTCCACAAGGATACAAGTAGGGCTCAACAAGCTGAGCCAGCTGCCAGCCTCGACCAACGACGGCTTTGGCGGCCTCGAGATTGCCCTCGACACGGCACCCGAAGTGTTCGAAGTCCAGGGCAACAGTCACCTCCCGAGCGCACCGCCGAGCCCGACAGCGGGCTCCTCGGTCGTCGGCGGTCAGCCTGTAACACTGGAGATCGACAACGTCCCAGCTTCGCTGAGAGATCTCCCTCCCCCGAGTCGAAAACGCTAA
- a CDS encoding M50 family metallopeptidase, whose translation MSSPLYDPAPRRPLARDEKWIAALFFVVFFGSLAGELLRDFTPMKLGLVFVVAAWVPLLVLHELGHALMARLLGWQVYEVVIGQGRDVARFVLGDAVIRWKLVPLTGHVRTVPSDLRYARFKQAMVFAAGPGIELLLVLIAYLVAGDRLLQRTSSVPWVLLQSVCLTAAIGGVLNLVPFAVKGGVSDGMGLLLSFVTPRKQLEWQLAAPWAIRAERLLDDERSEKALEVTDQGLERLPLHPRLRLSRVLCRAALGDDQAAVEQLDEFGELEAYDTDLKALIFTTGAEVALLAGTRERLFDARRLADLALGLRANAADALRIKGAALIELEHVESGIEQLELASRVVSDEAELERVFAWLAVGYSRLGIAQRARVYLHELAMRRPAARIRRLLADVDPRFASSAEPGTHSRTPSSEDLDA comes from the coding sequence ATGTCTTCACCTCTCTACGACCCCGCTCCTCGTCGTCCGCTCGCGCGGGACGAGAAGTGGATCGCGGCGCTGTTTTTCGTCGTGTTCTTTGGATCGCTAGCCGGTGAGCTACTGCGTGACTTCACCCCCATGAAGCTGGGGTTGGTTTTCGTGGTCGCGGCTTGGGTACCACTCTTGGTGCTTCACGAGCTGGGCCACGCGTTGATGGCGCGATTGCTTGGCTGGCAGGTGTATGAGGTCGTGATCGGCCAGGGGCGTGATGTCGCGCGCTTCGTCCTCGGGGATGCGGTCATACGGTGGAAGCTTGTGCCGCTGACCGGGCACGTGCGCACCGTCCCTAGCGACCTGCGCTACGCTCGCTTCAAGCAAGCGATGGTCTTCGCAGCAGGACCAGGGATCGAGCTGCTCTTGGTGCTCATCGCCTACCTCGTTGCTGGCGATCGCTTGCTCCAGCGCACGAGTTCGGTGCCTTGGGTCCTCCTGCAGAGCGTGTGCCTCACTGCGGCGATCGGCGGTGTGCTCAACTTGGTTCCCTTTGCCGTGAAGGGCGGTGTCTCCGACGGCATGGGACTCTTGCTGAGCTTTGTTACTCCGCGGAAACAACTGGAGTGGCAGCTGGCTGCGCCTTGGGCGATTCGTGCCGAGCGCCTACTTGACGACGAGCGGAGCGAGAAGGCCTTGGAGGTCACGGACCAAGGGCTCGAGCGCCTGCCTCTGCACCCGCGCCTCCGGCTCAGTCGGGTGCTGTGTCGGGCCGCGCTCGGGGACGACCAAGCCGCGGTTGAACAGCTCGATGAGTTTGGCGAGCTCGAAGCGTATGACACAGACCTCAAGGCGTTGATTTTCACGACTGGCGCCGAGGTTGCGCTCCTTGCAGGAACCCGCGAGCGCTTGTTCGATGCGCGTCGCTTGGCAGATCTAGCCTTGGGGCTACGCGCCAACGCCGCGGACGCGCTGCGCATCAAAGGGGCGGCGTTGATCGAGCTCGAGCATGTGGAGTCCGGGATCGAGCAGCTCGAACTCGCCAGCCGGGTTGTGAGCGACGAGGCGGAGCTCGAGCGGGTGTTTGCGTGGCTGGCGGTCGGCTACTCCCGACTTGGTATCGCGCAGCGTGCGCGCGTGTACTTACATGAGCTGGCGATGCGGCGCCCAGCGGCTCGGATCCGCCGTCTGTTGGCGGACGTCGATCCGCGGTTCGCTTCGAGTGCAGAACCCGGAACTCACAGCCGCACACCGAGCAGTGAGGATCTCGACGCATAA